One genomic segment of Hugenholtzia roseola DSM 9546 includes these proteins:
- a CDS encoding tetratricopeptide repeat protein yields MTPEEIFLAGCKLFEAQRYAEALTYFQKAAQERPDSFLVLYTKGQTHKVLRQWQQASQSFSEALRYNPNIGDAHLNLGFCLYQMKAYEVAIPRMLKAIELGMKENSLEQAHFNIAMAYYEWLQSERLKNAQQKGEEDEKGGFVLDKPIEHFRKVVELNPKNIVAHFHLGQLWVMAADWVRAEEAYQKVVELVPLQKPNTYSVQAWVGLATAYTALERYSRALICLETAIDLEPRVAAIAKADPAFEKLRKHEEYAEDFYDLVQ; encoded by the coding sequence ATGACTCCCGAAGAAATTTTCTTGGCAGGCTGCAAACTCTTTGAAGCACAGCGTTATGCCGAAGCCCTCACTTATTTCCAAAAAGCCGCCCAAGAGCGTCCCGATTCGTTTTTAGTGCTTTATACCAAAGGACAAACACATAAGGTATTGCGACAGTGGCAACAGGCAAGCCAATCTTTTTCGGAAGCCCTACGCTACAACCCCAATATCGGTGATGCCCACCTCAATTTGGGCTTTTGTTTGTATCAGATGAAGGCGTATGAGGTTGCCATTCCACGCATGCTCAAAGCCATCGAGTTGGGTATGAAAGAAAATTCCCTCGAACAGGCGCATTTTAATATCGCGATGGCATATTACGAATGGCTACAATCGGAACGCTTAAAAAATGCACAACAAAAGGGTGAAGAAGACGAAAAGGGCGGATTTGTGTTAGATAAGCCCATCGAGCATTTTAGAAAGGTTGTCGAATTGAACCCTAAAAATATTGTTGCACATTTTCACTTAGGGCAACTTTGGGTCATGGCTGCCGATTGGGTCAGAGCCGAAGAAGCCTATCAGAAAGTAGTCGAGTTAGTGCCTTTACAAAAGCCCAATACCTATTCTGTGCAGGCTTGGGTAGGGCTTGCCACTGCCTACACTGCCTTAGAACGCTATTCACGCGCCTTGATTTGTTTGGAAACTGCCATCGATTTAGAGCCACGTGTAGCCGCTATTGCGAAAGCCGACCCTGCCTTCGAAAAATTGCGCAAGCATGAAGAATATGCAGAAGATTTTTACGATTTAGTACAATAA
- a CDS encoding M43 family zinc metalloprotease, with the protein MLPLRTFFARFSAYFSTCFVGTKAPLTALSARPLPSFLFLSLTFLGVLSEGQAQIERSCQVNPEQVSPLLQRHQPQGRIFEDQIAEQIENQRLRKAQLGKTTEQTDETIRIPVIVHIIHAGEKVGDGANISREQVYSQIEVINEDFNRRNGDARNTPSQFLSVAASLNIEFVPATLDPDGLPLEEAGIHRYNACRTQWTPSSFEAEIKPKTVWNPDQYLNIWTVSFQRGIYGFGQFPNASGLEGLSENEGQAQTDGVMVNYRNFGSVLKVRTPQLLDGEPNNLGRTATHEIGHFLGLIHIWGDTNCGNDYCADTPTHQGSNSGCPSHPKPNNCGTSDEMFENFMDYSHDVCMNIFTKNQVERMEAVLAISPRRKTLKDSDKAADLSERVFALFKSEKTNACQGQAIRFQEDVRLFDAADAVVSYNWTFQNGSPATSTALNPLVSYAAAGTFAVSLSVQTRLGKTHTYNSQVTIETPTVAQSNPTQGFESRRLEEGWQATGWNFASLGSSSNVSMVADNFTTLFCGENSPILESPQVLLPANRLLKIDFDLAYTARSSDFTDSLEIAFSTDCGGTYQVIWKRGGLSLMTAPAQSGVFSPRPQDWRTQSAYIYVEDLSVSSVQIRFRNISRRVNNLYIDNIRIENMEDLSPPLADFEVDYTTLLANENLNLTNLSENSFEYLWQITGSRSIISEEENPSVVLSEAGNYDVSLTAKNPLGTNQISRPNYVRVIQGAKLRNIAGQSLLVRTNNEGYVAGHNQNQDLAKAEFFGNFGTYRTLIGADLHLGALEDIDENEVVTLKVWLNDGENGQPNTEIYRQLVAVSQLKRDYTRQRFSRIIFNNGAGFNAPAKFYIGLELDYTQSTRLAIFTANMSQNTGWERLSNGTWQPYDIPTAQGGKGISVSHAIYALVTPDQPLSSPSDEISLRVSLFPNPTQDRIQIQGDNFRVEKVLIFNSLGQLQLTTDAQREINLEGLAAGVYVARIFTDEGVVVKKLVKN; encoded by the coding sequence ATGTTGCCACTACGTACATTTTTTGCCCGCTTTTCTGCCTACTTTTCTACCTGCTTTGTAGGCACGAAAGCCCCCCTAACCGCCCTTAGCGCACGCCCCTTGCCCTCTTTTCTGTTCCTATCCCTAACCTTTTTGGGCGTACTTTCGGAAGGGCAAGCCCAGATAGAAAGAAGCTGTCAGGTAAATCCAGAGCAGGTGTCGCCACTTCTGCAAAGGCATCAGCCACAAGGACGCATTTTTGAAGACCAAATAGCAGAGCAAATTGAAAATCAACGCCTTAGAAAGGCACAATTAGGAAAAACCACCGAACAGACGGACGAAACTATCCGTATTCCCGTCATTGTACATATCATTCATGCAGGCGAAAAAGTGGGCGACGGAGCCAATATAAGCCGCGAACAGGTCTATTCTCAAATCGAAGTCATCAATGAAGATTTCAACCGTAGGAATGGTGATGCTCGCAATACGCCGTCCCAATTTTTATCGGTAGCCGCTTCTCTCAACATCGAATTTGTACCCGCAACCCTTGACCCCGACGGACTCCCTTTGGAAGAGGCAGGGATTCACCGCTACAATGCCTGTCGTACCCAATGGACACCTTCGAGCTTCGAGGCAGAGATAAAACCCAAAACCGTTTGGAATCCCGACCAATATCTGAACATCTGGACGGTATCTTTCCAACGTGGCATCTATGGTTTCGGGCAGTTTCCCAACGCTTCGGGCTTGGAAGGCTTATCTGAAAACGAAGGACAGGCGCAAACCGACGGCGTGATGGTCAATTATCGCAACTTCGGTTCGGTGCTAAAAGTACGCACCCCTCAACTTTTAGATGGCGAACCCAACAATTTAGGACGCACTGCCACACACGAAATTGGGCATTTTTTGGGTCTGATTCACATCTGGGGCGATACCAACTGTGGCAATGATTATTGTGCCGATACGCCTACACATCAAGGCTCGAATAGTGGCTGCCCTTCGCACCCAAAGCCTAATAATTGTGGTACAAGTGATGAAATGTTTGAAAACTTTATGGATTATAGCCATGATGTTTGTATGAATATTTTTACAAAAAATCAGGTAGAGCGCATGGAAGCAGTTTTGGCAATCTCACCGCGCCGCAAAACCTTGAAAGATTCAGACAAAGCAGCCGACCTTTCGGAGCGCGTTTTTGCACTTTTCAAGTCGGAAAAAACAAATGCCTGCCAAGGGCAAGCTATCCGTTTTCAGGAAGATGTCCGCCTTTTTGATGCAGCAGACGCTGTGGTAAGCTATAATTGGACATTTCAAAATGGCTCGCCTGCCACCTCTACTGCCCTCAATCCGCTGGTGAGCTATGCCGCCGCAGGCACTTTTGCCGTTAGTTTGAGTGTGCAGACGCGCTTAGGCAAGACACATACCTACAACAGTCAGGTTACGATAGAAACCCCCACTGTGGCGCAAAGCAATCCTACACAAGGTTTTGAAAGCCGTCGCTTAGAAGAGGGCTGGCAAGCAACGGGCTGGAACTTCGCAAGTTTGGGTTCGAGTAGCAATGTTTCGATGGTGGCAGATAACTTTACTACACTTTTCTGTGGTGAAAATAGCCCTATTTTAGAATCGCCGCAGGTGCTTCTGCCTGCAAACCGCTTGCTCAAAATAGACTTCGACTTGGCTTATACCGCACGTAGCAGCGATTTTACCGACTCTTTGGAAATTGCCTTTTCTACCGATTGCGGAGGGACTTATCAAGTGATTTGGAAAAGAGGCGGCTTGAGCCTGATGACTGCCCCTGCTCAAAGTGGCGTTTTTAGCCCGCGCCCACAGGATTGGCGCACGCAAAGTGCCTATATTTATGTGGAAGATTTAAGCGTTAGCAGCGTCCAGATACGCTTTCGCAACATCAGCCGCCGAGTCAATAACCTTTATATCGATAACATTCGCATCGAGAATATGGAGGATTTAAGCCCGCCTTTGGCAGACTTTGAAGTGGATTATACAACCCTTTTGGCGAATGAAAATCTGAACCTAACGAACCTTTCCGAAAACAGTTTTGAGTATTTATGGCAAATTACAGGCTCACGCTCTATTATATCAGAAGAGGAAAATCCAAGTGTGGTGCTTTCGGAAGCAGGAAATTATGACGTAAGTCTGACGGCAAAAAACCCTTTGGGTACAAATCAGATTTCACGACCTAACTATGTGCGGGTCATTCAGGGTGCAAAATTGCGCAACATAGCAGGGCAGAGCCTATTAGTCAGGACAAACAACGAAGGCTATGTCGCAGGGCATAATCAGAACCAAGACCTTGCAAAGGCAGAGTTTTTCGGCAACTTCGGCACGTATCGCACCCTTATAGGGGCAGACCTGCATTTGGGCGCATTAGAAGATATTGATGAAAATGAAGTAGTTACGCTTAAAGTTTGGCTCAATGACGGCGAAAACGGGCAGCCAAACACTGAAATATACCGCCAATTAGTGGCAGTTTCACAGCTCAAACGCGACTACACACGCCAACGCTTTTCGCGCATTATCTTTAATAATGGTGCAGGATTTAACGCACCCGCCAAATTTTATATCGGTTTAGAATTAGATTATACCCAAAGCACGCGATTGGCAATCTTTACCGCTAATATGAGCCAAAACACAGGCTGGGAACGCCTCTCCAACGGCACTTGGCAGCCCTACGACATTCCAACGGCACAGGGCGGAAAAGGTATCAGCGTTTCTCATGCCATCTATGCACTTGTTACGCCCGACCAGCCACTCTCCTCCCCTTCCGATGAAATTAGCCTACGTGTGAGCCTCTTTCCAAACCCAACACAGGATAGAATACAAATTCAGGGCGATAATTTTAGGGTAGAAAAGGTGCTGATTTTCAATAGCTTAGGGCAGTTACAACTCACCACTGATGCCCAACGTGAAATCAACCTCGAAGGACTTGCAGCAGGCGTGTATGTGGCACGCATCTTTACAGACGAAGGCGTAGTGGTGAAAAAATTAGTGAAAAATTAG
- a CDS encoding replication initiation protein has product MVSSLSVEGDLKRNSLQKAAKVVSKADGKSHRAAPKGRPRRRLPLENTLPQVSKTENMTAQKIEGKENAPQGQNPQRKKTTPANTENEEEPPHQRQHTKPSSEDTQTELVLPELALPAPAIATAVPKRRRKSSEPPKKRGRKPLPENLKKLAPPPTTVAKRGRRKKELLHNFQNYQHHPKHHLIVQHNDLINSCISEMSIFQKRFMYYVISLIDRYDADFQVYRIQALDIIKLAGISGKGWYQRMRSELRSLMGITIEIKKENGFLMMNWVSSIEYNKGFIEVSLDPKLKPYLLLLQERFTVFKLQHVFRMGSTHSMRLYELLKQYENFGERKFELPALRQALHIAPESYRNYNSLRTGVLERAQKDFEKCADLRFEIEEVKKGRKVAAVRFVIKRFKLDKSSQFKDAVSRSVVLLVAAGVRQDQALQFSNEDPDYIRFLQEKVRQITLKEQPKILLDFLEKQESRQDFEKEREKRKTQGQSFDFSVLGL; this is encoded by the coding sequence ATGGTATCTTCGCTTTCGGTGGAAGGCGACCTCAAACGCAATTCCTTACAGAAGGCGGCAAAGGTTGTCTCAAAAGCAGACGGAAAGAGTCATAGGGCTGCCCCCAAAGGCAGACCCAGACGGCGGCTGCCGCTCGAAAATACCTTGCCGCAGGTGAGCAAAACGGAAAATATGACCGCCCAAAAAATAGAAGGCAAAGAAAATGCACCACAGGGGCAAAATCCGCAAAGAAAAAAAACAACGCCTGCCAATACAGAAAACGAAGAAGAGCCGCCCCACCAGCGGCAGCACACAAAGCCAAGCAGCGAAGACACCCAGACCGAATTAGTACTCCCTGAATTAGCACTCCCTGCGCCTGCCATTGCCACAGCAGTACCCAAGCGTAGGCGCAAGAGCAGTGAGCCGCCTAAAAAGCGTGGGCGAAAGCCGCTGCCCGAAAATCTCAAAAAATTAGCCCCGCCCCCTACTACGGTTGCAAAACGAGGACGACGCAAGAAAGAACTTTTACACAACTTTCAAAATTATCAGCATCACCCCAAGCACCACCTTATCGTTCAGCACAACGACCTTATCAATAGCTGCATATCCGAGATGAGCATTTTTCAGAAGCGGTTTATGTACTATGTCATTTCTTTGATTGATAGGTATGATGCTGATTTTCAGGTCTATCGCATACAAGCCTTAGATATTATCAAATTGGCAGGTATTTCGGGAAAGGGTTGGTATCAGCGCATGCGTAGCGAATTGCGTTCTCTTATGGGCATTACCATAGAAATTAAGAAAGAGAATGGCTTTTTGATGATGAATTGGGTTTCGTCCATAGAATACAACAAAGGATTTATCGAAGTATCCTTAGACCCCAAGCTCAAACCCTACTTGCTTCTTTTGCAGGAACGTTTTACGGTCTTTAAATTGCAGCACGTCTTTCGCATGGGGAGTACCCATTCAATGCGCCTTTATGAGCTTTTAAAACAGTATGAAAATTTTGGCGAGCGCAAATTCGAACTCCCTGCCTTGCGTCAGGCTCTGCACATTGCACCCGAATCGTATCGCAACTATAATAGCCTGCGTACAGGAGTCTTAGAACGCGCCCAAAAGGATTTTGAAAAGTGTGCCGACCTGCGCTTCGAAATCGAGGAGGTAAAAAAAGGGCGAAAGGTAGCGGCGGTGCGTTTTGTCATCAAACGTTTCAAATTAGATAAGAGCAGCCAATTCAAAGATGCCGTTTCGCGCAGTGTGGTATTGCTTGTGGCGGCAGGCGTGCGGCAAGACCAAGCCTTGCAGTTTTCCAACGAAGACCCCGATTATATCCGCTTCCTACAAGAGAAAGTGCGCCAAATTACGCTCAAAGAGCAGCCCAAAATACTGCTCGACTTTCTGGAAAAACAAGAAAGTAGGCAGGATTTTGAAAAAGAACGGGAAAAACGCAAGACGCAAGGACAGAGCTTCGACTTTTCTGTATTGGGTCTGTAA
- a CDS encoding DinB family protein translates to MEQMIYQEMPSYAKLYLEKVAHYESPISALQHNTQRLNRFFKEFPLEKRLFRYAPQKWSVQDILLHLIDSERVFVYRALRFARNDSTLLSGFDQDLYVESAQADSYEWEQIEALFKTQRLASLAFFSYLKEADWLRKGESNEYPFSVRGLAYAIAGHTEHHLDVIESHYLNQI, encoded by the coding sequence ATGGAACAGATGATTTATCAGGAAATGCCCTCCTATGCCAAATTGTATTTGGAAAAAGTGGCGCATTACGAAAGTCCGATTAGTGCTTTGCAGCACAACACGCAGCGGCTGAATCGCTTTTTCAAGGAGTTCCCCTTAGAAAAACGCCTCTTTCGATACGCCCCTCAAAAATGGAGCGTACAAGACATTCTTCTGCATTTGATAGATTCGGAGCGCGTCTTTGTTTATCGCGCTCTGCGCTTTGCACGCAACGATAGCACGCTTTTATCGGGCTTCGACCAAGATTTGTATGTAGAAAGTGCGCAGGCAGATAGTTATGAATGGGAACAAATAGAGGCACTTTTCAAAACACAACGCTTGGCAAGTTTGGCGTTTTTCTCTTATCTAAAAGAGGCTGATTGGCTACGGAAAGGCGAATCAAACGAATATCCTTTCTCTGTGCGCGGTTTGGCTTATGCGATAGCAGGGCATACTGAACACCATTTAGACGTAATTGAAAGCCACTATTTAAACCAAATTTAG
- the lepB gene encoding signal peptidase I, with product MLKFPWTKKATTPKVPKSPMREWFDSLLFAIIVATLARWLIAEPFKIPTPSMEGSLLAGDFVLVSKISYGARTPKTPLQFPLTHRDFWGLPVPSYLDWIALPQARVPSLGSIERNDAIIFNYPAQLEYPSDLRDNYIKRCVGLPGDEFEIRDKVIYINGKAQENPPNTQFQYLIIANQVLTDDTFRRNGIPVVANVDNSRSIIELNRKAALHYFPNQIDSLYTTDESYNYYVVYTTEAIVDKFAQYDFVAKVVKTFDSPLDNSIFNEPKWTLNNFGKITIPKEGMTIELTPQNVRHYGYTIQYYEGLENVEIKDETLYLNGNALKDYVFKQDYYFAMGDNRHNSLDSRYWGFVPADHIVGKGSWVWFSIDPDLAKGGIFARIRWDRVGNSIE from the coding sequence ATGCTCAAATTCCCTTGGACAAAAAAAGCCACTACTCCCAAAGTTCCCAAAAGCCCAATGCGTGAGTGGTTTGATTCGCTACTCTTTGCTATCATAGTCGCGACCCTCGCCCGTTGGCTCATTGCCGAACCTTTCAAAATCCCGACTCCTTCGATGGAAGGCTCGCTTTTGGCAGGGGACTTTGTTTTGGTCAGCAAAATTAGCTACGGCGCACGCACGCCCAAAACGCCTTTGCAGTTTCCGCTTACCCATCGCGATTTTTGGGGGCTGCCTGTCCCCTCCTACCTCGATTGGATAGCTTTGCCACAGGCAAGAGTCCCAAGTTTGGGTAGCATAGAGCGAAATGATGCTATTATTTTCAACTATCCTGCACAATTAGAATATCCCAGCGACTTGCGCGACAACTACATCAAACGCTGTGTCGGACTCCCGGGCGACGAATTTGAAATCCGCGACAAGGTTATCTACATCAACGGAAAAGCACAAGAAAATCCGCCAAACACACAATTTCAATATCTTATTATCGCCAATCAAGTACTTACAGATGATACTTTTAGGCGAAATGGGATTCCCGTTGTCGCCAATGTAGATAACAGCCGTTCTATCATCGAACTCAATAGAAAGGCTGCCCTGCATTATTTTCCCAACCAAATTGATAGCCTTTATACCACAGACGAAAGCTACAACTACTACGTCGTTTATACCACCGAAGCCATCGTCGATAAATTTGCACAATACGACTTTGTAGCCAAAGTCGTCAAGACCTTCGATAGCCCACTCGATAATTCTATCTTCAACGAACCCAAATGGACTTTGAATAATTTTGGAAAAATCACCATTCCGAAAGAAGGCATGACCATCGAGCTAACGCCTCAAAACGTTAGGCATTACGGTTATACCATTCAATACTACGAAGGCTTAGAAAATGTAGAAATCAAGGACGAAACGCTCTACCTCAACGGCAATGCCCTAAAAGACTACGTTTTCAAGCAAGATTACTACTTTGCAATGGGCGACAACCGCCACAACTCGCTCGATTCGCGCTATTGGGGCTTCGTTCCTGCCGACCACATTGTAGGAAAAGGCTCTTGGGTTTGGTTTTCCATAGACCCCGACCTTGCCAAAGGCGGCATTTTTGCGCGTATTCGTTGGGATAGAGTAGGCAATAGCATAGAATAA
- a CDS encoding DUF7149 domain-containing protein — translation MALQLEMLTPKQALNKAFLKRKVFRGDFDIFKNELISLLSNVDEEESEEHVKNLLAIFLRKTFYESEYQINTKGKTDLVISGNPRQKDAWIRNTTQVLLEVKKPTNKSEMISANNLNVKALHELVLYYLRERENEKNGDIKHVVITNIYEWYIFDVQNFEQVFHKNKELVEDFRQWQAGKKTNKTTDFFYQEIVKPFISSSEASLKVAYFDLRHYQQALTEETDEKKLIALFKLLSPDHLLKKFQYDSNQLDRGFYEELLHVMGLEEVSQGGLNLIKRKPAAKREAGSILENTIQILESSRKVEFLAKRQEYGTTLEEQIFHVALELSLTWVNRLLFLKLLEGQLLNFNKGSAAFRFLSAEKLPDYDEVYKLFFEVLAKKEEERRPLFRAAFAHIPYLNSSLFEISELEIQTLSIHALNNRAPIRYYERTVLVDEKGIRKEGETLPLAYFLQFLDAYDFAAEGTEEIQTQRKRLINASVLGLIFEKINGYKEGSFFTPGFITMYMARETVRKAVVTKFNTHFGWQCQTFDDLDAHLRSVPWQQANALVNDLRICDPSVGSGHFLVSVLNEILVVKSDLNLLYDKKGKMLRIYRLLIDNDELSVTYADDGEVFEYFITENRFGERKINEERQRVQETIFYEKKYIIENCLFGVDINPNSVKICRLRLWIELLKHTFYKPEGGVRELEILPNLDINIKVGNSLLSRFELHSDLKDALRKSKLTIEAYQQAVANYRKATVYEEKRELKQLISQIKENFSQEISRNDPDRKRLHQLKGEWQLLMAQQSFTEETEKEQKNKEKKKKLLEAQISSLEQILTERETGRLYRQAFEWRFEFPEVLNEDGDFMGFDLIIGNPPYYSLNYASDLKILDRYYSLYDNTSDIYVLFFELGLKLLKTNADLSFITANKWLKAGYGEKLRVFLKNYKIHNIVDFGDLSVFPKASAYPAIIQIKKDNSQDTHIKVAIIENLNFKLLYNKVKETEYSIPITQLEKSGWHLSNPKKMDILKKVQKRSITLNEYINGQVYRGILTGLNEAFIIDLKTKNELTSNNEKNKELIRPFAAGRDIKNYIHTFNDKYIILIPKGWTKAKFNTKNEEKAWQLFSQSYNEIANHLLPFEEKARKRQDKGDFWWEVRACDYYSIFEQDKIMYQAFQVSPAFCLDKNKVITNNSVWLIPTNDKYLLAYLNSKISWFLISQYCTQIRNGYQLIYQYLGRIPIFALKDSEKISFETLVNQILEAKSLDSEAEVSHLEKEIDRLIYQLYELDEAEIKIIEQGL, via the coding sequence ATGGCGTTACAATTAGAAATGCTCACCCCAAAACAGGCACTAAACAAGGCTTTTTTGAAAAGAAAGGTCTTTCGTGGCGATTTTGATATTTTTAAAAATGAACTAATTAGCCTGCTTTCTAATGTAGATGAAGAAGAAAGTGAAGAACACGTCAAAAATCTTTTAGCAATTTTTTTACGAAAAACCTTTTATGAATCCGAATATCAAATTAATACCAAAGGCAAGACAGATTTGGTCATTAGTGGCAATCCGCGCCAAAAAGATGCCTGGATAAGGAACACAACACAGGTTTTGCTTGAAGTGAAAAAACCCACTAATAAATCCGAAATGATTAGTGCTAACAATCTCAATGTCAAAGCCTTACACGAATTGGTGCTGTATTATCTTAGGGAAAGAGAAAACGAAAAAAATGGCGACATCAAGCACGTAGTCATCACAAATATTTATGAGTGGTATATTTTTGACGTACAAAATTTTGAACAAGTTTTTCATAAAAATAAAGAATTAGTAGAGGATTTTCGCCAGTGGCAAGCGGGCAAAAAGACGAATAAAACAACTGACTTTTTTTATCAAGAAATTGTTAAACCTTTTATTAGTAGTAGTGAGGCTTCGCTCAAAGTTGCCTACTTCGACCTGCGCCACTATCAGCAGGCACTTACAGAGGAAACAGACGAAAAAAAGCTCATTGCTCTTTTTAAATTGCTTTCACCCGACCATTTACTTAAAAAATTTCAATATGATAGTAATCAATTAGATAGAGGATTTTATGAAGAACTTTTGCACGTAATGGGTTTGGAAGAGGTGAGCCAAGGCGGGCTTAATTTGATAAAGCGCAAGCCTGCCGCCAAACGCGAGGCAGGTTCTATTCTGGAAAATACGATTCAAATTTTGGAAAGTAGCCGCAAGGTAGAATTTTTGGCAAAAAGACAGGAATATGGTACTACACTCGAAGAGCAAATCTTTCACGTTGCGCTGGAACTTTCTCTCACTTGGGTCAATCGCCTACTTTTTCTCAAACTTTTAGAAGGACAGCTCCTAAACTTCAATAAAGGCAGTGCGGCTTTTCGCTTTTTGAGTGCCGAAAAGTTGCCCGATTACGACGAAGTTTATAAACTTTTTTTTGAAGTATTAGCGAAAAAAGAAGAGGAACGCCGTCCGCTTTTTCGTGCGGCTTTTGCGCATATTCCTTATCTAAATTCTTCACTTTTTGAAATATCTGAACTCGAAATCCAAACCCTTAGTATTCATGCTCTGAACAATCGTGCGCCGATACGTTACTATGAGCGCACAGTTTTGGTTGATGAAAAAGGTATCAGAAAAGAGGGCGAAACGCTACCCTTAGCCTATTTTTTGCAGTTTCTCGATGCCTATGATTTTGCAGCCGAAGGCACAGAGGAGATTCAGACGCAGCGCAAAAGGCTTATCAATGCTTCTGTTTTAGGTCTAATTTTTGAAAAAATAAATGGCTACAAGGAAGGCTCTTTTTTTACGCCCGGTTTTATTACGATGTACATGGCGCGTGAAACGGTACGAAAGGCAGTTGTTACAAAATTTAATACACATTTTGGTTGGCAGTGCCAAACATTTGACGATTTAGATGCTCATTTGCGGTCAGTGCCTTGGCAGCAAGCCAATGCCTTAGTCAATGACTTGCGAATTTGCGACCCTTCGGTAGGTTCAGGACATTTTTTAGTTTCTGTTTTGAATGAAATTTTAGTTGTAAAATCAGACTTAAATTTATTATATGATAAAAAGGGAAAAATGTTAAGAATTTATCGTTTATTGATAGATAATGACGAACTTTCCGTAACGTATGCCGATGATGGAGAAGTTTTTGAATATTTTATCACAGAAAATAGATTTGGAGAGCGCAAAATCAATGAGGAGCGGCAGCGCGTACAGGAAACTATTTTTTATGAAAAAAAGTATATCATAGAAAACTGTCTTTTTGGTGTAGATATCAATCCTAACTCGGTTAAGATTTGTCGGCTTCGGCTTTGGATAGAATTGCTCAAACACACGTTTTACAAGCCCGAAGGAGGGGTAAGAGAATTAGAAATCTTACCTAATTTAGACATCAATATTAAAGTAGGCAATTCACTATTGAGTCGTTTCGAGCTTCATTCCGACCTAAAAGATGCACTTCGAAAGAGCAAACTTACAATAGAAGCCTATCAGCAGGCTGTGGCAAATTATAGAAAAGCCACCGTTTATGAGGAAAAGCGCGAACTCAAACAATTAATTTCACAAATTAAAGAAAATTTTAGCCAAGAAATCAGCAGGAACGACCCCGACCGCAAGCGTTTGCACCAGCTAAAAGGCGAATGGCAGTTGCTTATGGCACAACAAAGTTTTACAGAAGAAACTGAAAAAGAGCAAAAAAATAAAGAAAAAAAGAAAAAACTTTTAGAAGCACAAATTTCATCATTAGAACAAATTTTGACCGAGCGCGAAACAGGTAGGCTCTACCGTCAGGCTTTTGAATGGCGTTTTGAGTTTCCCGAAGTGCTAAACGAAGATGGCGATTTTATGGGTTTTGACCTTATTATAGGAAATCCGCCCTACTACTCACTAAATTACGCATCAGACTTGAAAATTTTGGATAGATACTATTCTTTATATGACAATACTAGCGATATTTATGTACTATTTTTTGAGTTAGGATTAAAACTTTTAAAAACCAATGCAGACCTATCTTTTATCACAGCAAATAAATGGCTAAAAGCAGGCTATGGTGAAAAACTAAGAGTATTTTTAAAAAACTATAAAATACATAACATTGTAGACTTTGGAGATTTGTCCGTCTTTCCAAAAGCAAGTGCCTATCCTGCTATTATACAGATAAAAAAAGACAACAGCCAAGATACTCACATTAAGGTTGCTATAATAGAAAACTTAAATTTTAAATTACTTTACAATAAAGTAAAGGAAACAGAGTATTCTATCCCAATAACACAACTTGAAAAAAGCGGTTGGCATTTGAGTAACCCCAAAAAGATGGATATTTTGAAAAAAGTTCAAAAAAGAAGTATTACCCTAAATGAATACATAAATGGACAAGTTTATAGAGGTATTTTAACAGGACTTAATGAGGCTTTTATTATTGATTTAAAAACTAAAAACGAATTAACATCAAACAATGAAAAGAATAAAGAACTTATCAGACCTTTTGCTGCTGGTCGGGACATTAAAAATTATATTCATACTTTTAATGATAAATATATCATTTTAATTCCCAAAGGCTGGACAAAAGCAAAGTTTAATACAAAAAATGAAGAAAAGGCTTGGCAATTATTTTCACAATCTTACAATGAGATTGCAAATCACTTATTGCCTTTTGAAGAAAAAGCACGCAAAAGACAAGACAAAGGCGATTTTTGGTGGGAAGTGCGAGCTTGTGATTACTACTCAATTTTTGAACAAGACAAAATCATGTATCAAGCCTTTCAAGTTTCACCTGCCTTTTGTTTGGATAAAAACAAAGTCATTACAAATAATTCCGTATGGCTTATACCTACTAATGATAAATATTTATTAGCTTATCTTAATTCAAAAATAAGTTGGTTTTTAATTTCTCAATATTGTACCCAAATTCGCAATGGATATCAGCTTATCTATCAATATTTAGGGCGTATCCCTATTTTTGCATTGAAAGATAGTGAGAAAATTTCATTCGAAACCCTTGTCAATCAAATTTTGGAAGCGAAAAGCCTCGATTCAGAGGCTGAGGTGAGCCATTTGGAAAAAGAAATCGATAGACTTATTTACCAACTTTATGAACTTGATGAGGCTGAAATAAAAATTATAGAGCAAGGGCTTTGA